A genomic region of Saccopteryx bilineata isolate mSacBil1 chromosome 1, mSacBil1_pri_phased_curated, whole genome shotgun sequence contains the following coding sequences:
- the FABP2 gene encoding fatty acid-binding protein, intestinal, with amino-acid sequence MAFDGTWKIDRSENYDKFLEKMGVNMVKRKLASHDGLKLIVKQEGNRFTIKETSNFRNIEVVFELGVPFKYELADGTELSGTWKMEGNKLVGEFNRVDNGNAIHTVREIIGSELVQTFVYEGIEAKRIFKRD; translated from the exons ATGGCCTTTGATGGGACCTGGAAGATCGACCGGAGTGAGAACTATGACAAGTTCCTGGAGAAGATGG GTGTTAACATGGTAAAAAGAAAGCTGGCCAGCCATGATGGTTTGAAACTGATAGTTAAACAAGAAGGAAATAGATTCACAATCAAAGAAACAAGCAACTTTCGAAACATTGAAGTTGTTTTTGAACTTGGTGTTCCTTTTAAGTACGAGCTGGCCGACGGAACTGAACTCAGT gggacctggaaaatggagggaaataAACTTGTTGGAGAATTCAACCGGGTCGACAACGGAAATGCAATACACACTGTCCGAGAAATTATCGGAAGTGAACTGGTTCAG ACGTTCGTGTACGAAGGGATTGAAGCTAAGAGGATCTTCAAGAGGGACTGA